The Ornithodoros turicata isolate Travis unplaced genomic scaffold, ASM3712646v1 Chromosome31, whole genome shotgun sequence genome has a window encoding:
- the LOC135373764 gene encoding uncharacterized protein LOC135373764, which translates to MAKNGDGGRSGLPGTHDAVPRGRSRSPVRRNRSNSAPCERTLLSLQQPSLAEDRTSGTEVYDVSQTSDPMNCDESLDQDMGDPFTLVTYKKNRPQGIPVLFKPVDPGKSFWKVNPNVVAKTIRSAAQESILRHRVNADGSMCIFVQTEGAVSNLMTLSEVAGVAVTVTIPSSYVNNMGKIYDVPLEYTDEELTSYLGEDGVIAARRQVRHVSHEDGSDQYIPLRNVILTFKSNRRIPEEVKFGFSTHKVHEYVEGPVQCYHCQRFGHLARSCRWPLRCKFCSQPHTLKECTARRQPKCANCEGPHAASHSLCPRKRAATRRFQARVLTNTPSPSPGIRKARRSAQTDGGSTLGLQAAKSDGRPQTTARSQRAPQQVSKPTVKTPKPQAFKPQPSRHVRLLDSQHDIPNATTPLRATFAAAVRGPRKTDETLPAAPRRLKWHSPQSSNDSCVIIPLVIAAMKAIVACCPEAARLPEVKALLEIDSLFLGHGANL; encoded by the coding sequence ATGGCCAAGAATGGTGATGGTGGTCGTTCCGGTCTCCCCGGAACGCACGACGCGGTTCCCCGAGGCCGTAGTCGCTCCCCGGTACGGAGAAACCGGTCGAACTCCGCCCCTTGCGAACGGACACTTCTGTCACTTCAACAGCCTTCTCTGGCCGAGGACCGAACATCAGGCACAGAAGTGTATGACGTAAGTCAGACCAGTGATCCAATGAATTGTGATGAATCACTGGACCAAGATATGGGGGACCCTTTCACACTGGTGACTTACAAGAAAAATAGGCCTCAAGGCATCCCTGTATTGTTCAAGCCAGTTGACCCTGGAAAGTCGTTTTGGAAAGTCAATCCCAACGTGGTAGCGAAGACTATTCGCTCTGCGGCCCAGGAATCAATTCTCCGTCATCGTGTCAACGCTGATGGCTCCATGtgcatcttcgtccagacggaaGGGGCAGTGTCTAATCTGATGACCCTTAGTGAAGTGGCTGGGGTGGCAGTTACTGTCACCATCCCCTCCTCATACGTTAATAACATGGGGAAAATCTATGACGTCCCACTGGAGTATACCGACGAGGAACTCACCTCGTATTTGGGAGAGGATGGCGTCATAGCCGCTCGGCGTCAAGTGCGGCATGTCTCTCATGAAGATGGGTCGGACCAGTACATCCCCCTTCGAAATGTCATATTGACCTTCAAGTCCAACAGAAGGATACCTGAGGAAGTTAAGTTTGGCTTCTCAACGCATAAGGTGCATGAGTATGTGGAAGGTCCAGTGCAATGCTATCACTGCCAGAGGTTCGGTCATCTTGCTCGAAGCTGTCGATGGCCACTACGGTGCAAGTTCTGCTCTCAGCCGCACACGCTCAAGGAATGTACAGCGCGGCGCCAACCGAAATGTGCAAACTGCGAGGGACCGCATGCTGCATCGCATTCTTTATGTCCCCGGAAGAGGGCAGCTACAAGGCGCTTTCAGGCTCGTGTTTTGACCAACACCCCTTCCCCTTCCCCTGGGATCAGGAAGGCACGACGTAGTGCACAAACGGACGGAGGTTCAACTTTAGGTCTCCAGGCGGCCAAAAGTGATGGTCGACCACAAACTACTGCGAGATCCCAAAGGGCACCTCAGCAGGTCTCAAAACCAACAGTCAAAACCCCCAaaccacaagcatttaagcCTCAACCGAGTAGGCATGTGCGGCTCCTAGATAGTCAGCATGACATCCCTAATGCTACCACTCCTCTCCGTGCAACTTTCGCGGCCGCAGTGCGAGGTCCAAGGAAGACCGACGAGACTCTGCCAGCAGCGCCTCGACGGCTGAAATGGCACTCCCCCCAGTCTTCGAATGACTCCTGTGTCATCATCCCCTTAGTTATTGCTGCTATGAAGGCCATTGTTGCTTGTTGCCCTGAGGCTGCGCGGTTGCCCGAAGTCAAGGCCCTTCTAGAGATTGACAGCCTTTTCCTCGGTCATGGAGCAAATCTATAG